The proteins below are encoded in one region of Salmo salar chromosome ssa02, Ssal_v3.1, whole genome shotgun sequence:
- the LOC106584132 gene encoding adenylate cyclase type 3 isoform X3 has translation MPRNRAFSEPEYSAEYSADCSVTLPSDPGQAVGRTHEVTVRSQGCCLCLPRFMRLTFAPESLENLYQTYFRRQRHETLLVLVVFAALFDSYIIVMCAVVYTDENLASVVVASVGLASDILLYVLCCYGLLPDRISRRVVPYALWVLIAAQIFCYLGLNYARFHQASDTVGWQAFFSFSFFLTLPLRLTPIVLITSVSCGVHTLVLGVTIAQQQQEDIQGAALGRQLLANIVIYVCAITVGVMSYYMADRKHRKAFLEARQSLEVKLNLEEQSQQQERLLLSILPKHIADEMLQDMKKKEASQTGQKEMQQFNTMYMYRHENVSILFADIVGFTQLSSSCSAHELVKLLNELFARFDKLAAKYHQLRIKILGDCYYCICGLPDYREDHAACSIMMGLAMVEAISYVREKTGTDVDMRVGVHTGTVLGGVLGQKRWQYDVWSTDVTVANKMEAGGIPGRVHISQATMECLHGEFDMEPGNGGDRCEYLKERGIDSYLVVVPKGPLGKNGINGVKLSVMSSNGNSPLLINTTECNGSVHTACTTPDEPEELDTRVVNPSFPNPRRRLRLRDLAERVIDAQENEQELNKLLNEALLERETVQALKGKRTNRLSLRFVDPELETRYSVEKEKQSGAAFSCSCVVLLFTAAMEVLIDPRMIANYVTLAVGEVLLLVLTVCSLAAIFPRVFPKRLVSFSTWIDHTRWARNTWAMAAIFILTMADIVDMLSCPRPSGNTTMAPPSSVVQSGAEGCLDNPKYYSYIAVLALMATTMLVQVSHMVKVTLMLLITIATGIVNIYSWRDIFDRYDMARFQDYRSYLVPSKYAMTVMIFIMMISFYYFSRHELYSQSYDEIGVMFASIPNFSDFYTEESINNGGIECLRFLNEIISDFDSLLDESQFRCITKIKTIGSTYMAASGVTPDISNGYACLKKEELTDRERWQHLADLADFALAMKVTLMNINYQSFNNFMLRIGLNKGGVLAGVIGARKPHYDIWGNTVNVASRMESTGVMGNIQVVEDCYHILKEYGFRFVRRGPIFVKGKGELLTYFLKGREKQGSFINGSSVTLPHQVVDNS, from the exons TACTCAGCAGAGTATTCGGCGGACTGCTCTGTGACCCTACCATCGGACCCGGGCCAGGCCGTGGGGCGCACGCACGAGGTAACGGTTCGAAGCCAAGGGTGCTGCCTCTGCCTCCCACGCTTCATGCGTCTCACCTTTGCACCCGAGTCTCTGGAGAACCTCTATCAGACCTATTTCCGCCGGCAGCGACACGAAACCCTGCTGGTTCTGGTTGTGTTTGCTGCCCTGTTTGACAGCTACATCATTGTCATGTGCGCTGTGGTCTACACAGATGAAAATCTGGCCTCTGTGGTGGTGGCATCAGTGGGCCTGGCATCAGACATCCTACTCTATGTGTTGTGCTGCTACGGCCTGCTACCCGACCGCATCTCACGACGTGTGGTGCCCTACGCCCTGTGGGTGCTCATAGCGGCCCAGATCTTCTGCTACCTGGGCCTGAACTATGCCCGCTTCCACCAGGCCAGTGACACAGTGGGCTGGCAAGCCTTCTTTAGCTTCTCCTTCTTCCTGACACTGCCCTTGCGGCTCACGCCCATTGTGCTGATCACATCCGTGTCGTGCGGGGTCCACACCCTGGTGCTGGGGGTCACCATtgcacagcagcagcaggaggataTCCAGGGGGCTGCCCTTGGGAGACAG CTGCTGGCCAACATAGTGATCTATGTGTGTGCCATCACTGTGGGCGTCATGTCCTACTACATGGCAGACCGGAAACACCGCAAGGCTTTCCTGGAAGCACGGCAGTCCCTGGAGGTCAAACTCAATCTGGAGGAACAGAGCCAGCAACAG GAGCGTCTCTTGCTGTCCATCCTGCCGAAGCATATAGCAGACGAGATGTTACAGGACATGAAGAAGAAAGAAGCCAGTCAGACTGGACAGAAGGAGATGCAGCAGTTCAACACCATGTATATGTATCGTCACGAAAACGTCAG TATTTTGTTTGCAGACATTGTGGGATTCACTCAGCTGTCATCATCATGCAGTGCCCACGAGCTGGTCAAGCTCCTCAATGAACTGTTTGCCCGCTTTGACAAGCTGGCTGcc aAATACCACCAGTTGAGAATAAAGATCCTGGGCGACTGTTACTACTGCATCTGTGGCCTGCCAGACTACAGAGAGGACCACGCTGCCTGCTCCATCATGATGGGCCTGGCCATGGTGGAGGCCATATC GTATGTTCGTGAGAAGACCGGGACAGATGTGGACATGCGTGTGGGGGTACACACTGGCACTGTCCTGGGGGGCGTCCTGGGACAGAAGCGGTGGCAGTATGACGTCTGGTCCACTGACGTCACCGTGGCCAATAAGATGGAGGCGGGAGGAATACCGGG GCGTGTGCACATCTCCCAGGCCACCATGGAGTGTCTGCACGGGGAGTTTGATATGGAGCCAGGGAACGGGGGCGACCGCTGTGAGTACCTGAAGGAGAGGGGCATCGACTCCTACCTGGTGGTGGTGCCCAAGGGCCCCCTGGGAAAGAACGGCATCAACGGGGTG AAGTTGTCTGTGATGTCGTCCAATGGGAACTCTCCATTGTTGATCAACACCACTGAGTGTAATGGGAGTGTCCacacagcctgcaccacaccagACGAGCCAGAGGAGCTGGACACACGA gtggtgaaccCTTCGTTCCCCAACCCTCGGCGGAGGCTAAGACTGCGGGACCTGGCCGAGAGGGTGATTGATGCCCAAGAGAACGAACAGGAGCTCAACAAACTGCTCAATGAGGcactgctggagagagagacCGTACAAGC TCTGAAGGGGAAACGCACCAACCGTCTGTCCCTGCGCTTTGTGGACCCTGAGCTGGAGACCCGCTACTCCGTAGAAAAGGAGAAGCAGAGCGGAGCTGCCTTCAGCTGCTCCTGTGTAGTGCTCCTGTTCACTGCAGCCATGGAGGTCCTCATAGACCCTCG GATGATAGCAAACTACGTGACCCTAGCTGTGGGAGAGGTCCTGCTGCTCGTCCTAACTGTCTGCTCTCTGGCGGCCATCTTCCCTCGA GTTTTCCCTAAGAGGCTGGTGTCTTTCTCCACATGGATCGACCACACCCGCTGGGCACGGAACACATGGGCCATGGCAGCAATCTTCATCCTCACCATGGCCGACATTGTGGACATG CTGAGCTGTCCCCGTCCCTCTGGAAACACCACAATggctcctccttcctctgttgtcCAATCCGGGGCAGAGGGCTGTCTGGACAACCCCAAGTACTACAGCTACATCGCCGTGCTGGCACTCATGGCGACCACCATGCTGGTACAGGTCAGCCACATGGTCAAGGTCACACTCATGCTCCTCATCACCATAGCGACGGGCATCGTCAACATCTACAGCTGGAGGGACATATTTGACCGCTACGATATGGCCCGCTTCCAGGACTACag GTCTTACCTGGTTCCCTCCAAATATGCCATGACTGTGATGATCTTCATCATGATGATCAGCTTCTACTACTTTTCTCGACAT GAGCTGTACAGCCAGTCATATGATGAGATTGGGGTGATGTTCGCCTCCATCCCCAACTTCTCGGACTTCTACACAGAGGAGAGCATCAACAATGGGGGGATTGAGTGCCTCAGGTTCCTCAACGAAATCATCTCCGATTTTGACAGC CTCCTGGACGAGTCTCAGTTCCGCTGCATCACCAAAATCAAAACCATTGGCAGCACCTACATGGCAGCGTCAGGGGTCACTCCCGACATCAGCAACGGCTATGCCTGTCTGAAG AAAGAGGAGCTGACTGACAGAGAGCGCTGGCAGCATTTGGCAGATCTGGCTGACTTTGCTCTGGCCATGAAGGTCACGCTCATGAACATCAACTACCAGTCCTTCAACAACTTTATGCTACGCATAG gtTTGAATAAAGGGGGGGTGCTGGCAGGAGTGATTGGTGCCCGGAAGCCTCACTATGACATCTGGGGCAACACTGTGAATGTGGCCAGTCGCATGGAGTCCACAGGGGTCATGGGTAACATCCAG gtggtggaaGATTGCTACCACATCTTGAAGGAGTACGGATTCCGTTTTGTGAGGAGGGGACCCATCTTTGTGAAGGGGAAAGGAGAGCTGCTTACCTACTTTCTGAAGGGTAGAGAAAAACAGGGCTCCTTCATCAACGGCTCCTCGGTCACCCTGCCACACCAAGTGGTGGACAACTCCTGA
- the LOC106584132 gene encoding adenylate cyclase type 3 isoform X2 has protein sequence MPRNRAFSEPEYSAEYSADCSVTLPSDPGQAVGRTHEVTVRSQGCCLCLPRFMRLTFAPESLENLYQTYFRRQRHETLLVLVVFAALFDSYIIVMCAVVYTDENLASVVVASVGLASDILLYVLCCYGLLPDRISRRVVPYALWVLIAAQIFCYLGLNYARFHQASDTVGWQAFFSFSFFLTLPLRLTPIVLITSVSCGVHTLVLGVTIAQQQQEDIQGAALGRQLLANIVIYVCAITVGVMSYYMADRKHRKAFLEARQSLEVKLNLEEQSQQQERLLLSILPKHIADEMLQDMKKKEASQTGQKEMQQFNTMYMYRHENVSILFADIVGFTQLSSSCSAHELVKLLNELFARFDKLAAKYHQLRIKILGDCYYCICGLPDYREDHAACSIMMGLAMVEAISYVREKTGTDVDMRVGVHTGTVLGGVLGQKRWQYDVWSTDVTVANKMEAGGIPGRVHISQATMECLHGEFDMEPGNGGDRCEYLKERGIDSYLVVVPKGPLGKNGINGVLSVMSSNGNSPLLINTTECNGSVHTACTTPDEPEELDTRVVNPSFPNPRRRLRLRDLAERVIDAQENEQELNKLLNEALLERETVQALKGKRTNRLSLRFVDPELETRYSVEKEKQSGAAFSCSCVVLLFTAAMEVLIDPRMIANYVTLAVGEVLLLVLTVCSLAAIFPRVFPKRLVSFSTWIDHTRWARNTWAMAAIFILTMADIVDMLSCPRPSGNTTMAPPSSVVQSGAEGCLDNPKYYSYIAVLALMATTMLVQVSHMVKVTLMLLITIATGIVNIYSWRDIFDRYDMARFQDYRSYLVPSKYAMTVMIFIMMISFYYFSRHVEKLARTLFLWKIEVHEQKEKVYEMRRWNEALVTNMLPEHVARHFLGSKKRDEELYSQSYDEIGVMFASIPNFSDFYTEESINNGGIECLRFLNEIISDFDSLLDESQFRCITKIKTIGSTYMAASGVTPDISNGYACLKKEELTDRERWQHLADLADFALAMKVTLMNINYQSFNNFMLRIGLNKGGVLAGVIGARKPHYDIWGNTVNVASRMESTGVMGNIQVVEDCYHILKEYGFRFVRRGPIFVKGKGELLTYFLKGREKQGSFINGSSVTLPHQVVDNS, from the exons TACTCAGCAGAGTATTCGGCGGACTGCTCTGTGACCCTACCATCGGACCCGGGCCAGGCCGTGGGGCGCACGCACGAGGTAACGGTTCGAAGCCAAGGGTGCTGCCTCTGCCTCCCACGCTTCATGCGTCTCACCTTTGCACCCGAGTCTCTGGAGAACCTCTATCAGACCTATTTCCGCCGGCAGCGACACGAAACCCTGCTGGTTCTGGTTGTGTTTGCTGCCCTGTTTGACAGCTACATCATTGTCATGTGCGCTGTGGTCTACACAGATGAAAATCTGGCCTCTGTGGTGGTGGCATCAGTGGGCCTGGCATCAGACATCCTACTCTATGTGTTGTGCTGCTACGGCCTGCTACCCGACCGCATCTCACGACGTGTGGTGCCCTACGCCCTGTGGGTGCTCATAGCGGCCCAGATCTTCTGCTACCTGGGCCTGAACTATGCCCGCTTCCACCAGGCCAGTGACACAGTGGGCTGGCAAGCCTTCTTTAGCTTCTCCTTCTTCCTGACACTGCCCTTGCGGCTCACGCCCATTGTGCTGATCACATCCGTGTCGTGCGGGGTCCACACCCTGGTGCTGGGGGTCACCATtgcacagcagcagcaggaggataTCCAGGGGGCTGCCCTTGGGAGACAG CTGCTGGCCAACATAGTGATCTATGTGTGTGCCATCACTGTGGGCGTCATGTCCTACTACATGGCAGACCGGAAACACCGCAAGGCTTTCCTGGAAGCACGGCAGTCCCTGGAGGTCAAACTCAATCTGGAGGAACAGAGCCAGCAACAG GAGCGTCTCTTGCTGTCCATCCTGCCGAAGCATATAGCAGACGAGATGTTACAGGACATGAAGAAGAAAGAAGCCAGTCAGACTGGACAGAAGGAGATGCAGCAGTTCAACACCATGTATATGTATCGTCACGAAAACGTCAG TATTTTGTTTGCAGACATTGTGGGATTCACTCAGCTGTCATCATCATGCAGTGCCCACGAGCTGGTCAAGCTCCTCAATGAACTGTTTGCCCGCTTTGACAAGCTGGCTGcc aAATACCACCAGTTGAGAATAAAGATCCTGGGCGACTGTTACTACTGCATCTGTGGCCTGCCAGACTACAGAGAGGACCACGCTGCCTGCTCCATCATGATGGGCCTGGCCATGGTGGAGGCCATATC GTATGTTCGTGAGAAGACCGGGACAGATGTGGACATGCGTGTGGGGGTACACACTGGCACTGTCCTGGGGGGCGTCCTGGGACAGAAGCGGTGGCAGTATGACGTCTGGTCCACTGACGTCACCGTGGCCAATAAGATGGAGGCGGGAGGAATACCGGG GCGTGTGCACATCTCCCAGGCCACCATGGAGTGTCTGCACGGGGAGTTTGATATGGAGCCAGGGAACGGGGGCGACCGCTGTGAGTACCTGAAGGAGAGGGGCATCGACTCCTACCTGGTGGTGGTGCCCAAGGGCCCCCTGGGAAAGAACGGCATCAACGGGGTG TTGTCTGTGATGTCGTCCAATGGGAACTCTCCATTGTTGATCAACACCACTGAGTGTAATGGGAGTGTCCacacagcctgcaccacaccagACGAGCCAGAGGAGCTGGACACACGA gtggtgaaccCTTCGTTCCCCAACCCTCGGCGGAGGCTAAGACTGCGGGACCTGGCCGAGAGGGTGATTGATGCCCAAGAGAACGAACAGGAGCTCAACAAACTGCTCAATGAGGcactgctggagagagagacCGTACAAGC TCTGAAGGGGAAACGCACCAACCGTCTGTCCCTGCGCTTTGTGGACCCTGAGCTGGAGACCCGCTACTCCGTAGAAAAGGAGAAGCAGAGCGGAGCTGCCTTCAGCTGCTCCTGTGTAGTGCTCCTGTTCACTGCAGCCATGGAGGTCCTCATAGACCCTCG GATGATAGCAAACTACGTGACCCTAGCTGTGGGAGAGGTCCTGCTGCTCGTCCTAACTGTCTGCTCTCTGGCGGCCATCTTCCCTCGA GTTTTCCCTAAGAGGCTGGTGTCTTTCTCCACATGGATCGACCACACCCGCTGGGCACGGAACACATGGGCCATGGCAGCAATCTTCATCCTCACCATGGCCGACATTGTGGACATG CTGAGCTGTCCCCGTCCCTCTGGAAACACCACAATggctcctccttcctctgttgtcCAATCCGGGGCAGAGGGCTGTCTGGACAACCCCAAGTACTACAGCTACATCGCCGTGCTGGCACTCATGGCGACCACCATGCTGGTACAGGTCAGCCACATGGTCAAGGTCACACTCATGCTCCTCATCACCATAGCGACGGGCATCGTCAACATCTACAGCTGGAGGGACATATTTGACCGCTACGATATGGCCCGCTTCCAGGACTACag GTCTTACCTGGTTCCCTCCAAATATGCCATGACTGTGATGATCTTCATCATGATGATCAGCTTCTACTACTTTTCTCGACAT GTGGAGAAGCTAGCCCGTACTCTGTTCTTGTGGAAGATTGAGGTCCATGAGCAGAAGGAGAAGGTGTATGAGATGAGGCGCTGGAACGAGGCGCTGGTCACTAACATGCTGCCAGAGCACGTAGCACGCCACTTCCTGGGCTCCAAGAAAAGGGACGAG GAGCTGTACAGCCAGTCATATGATGAGATTGGGGTGATGTTCGCCTCCATCCCCAACTTCTCGGACTTCTACACAGAGGAGAGCATCAACAATGGGGGGATTGAGTGCCTCAGGTTCCTCAACGAAATCATCTCCGATTTTGACAGC CTCCTGGACGAGTCTCAGTTCCGCTGCATCACCAAAATCAAAACCATTGGCAGCACCTACATGGCAGCGTCAGGGGTCACTCCCGACATCAGCAACGGCTATGCCTGTCTGAAG AAAGAGGAGCTGACTGACAGAGAGCGCTGGCAGCATTTGGCAGATCTGGCTGACTTTGCTCTGGCCATGAAGGTCACGCTCATGAACATCAACTACCAGTCCTTCAACAACTTTATGCTACGCATAG gtTTGAATAAAGGGGGGGTGCTGGCAGGAGTGATTGGTGCCCGGAAGCCTCACTATGACATCTGGGGCAACACTGTGAATGTGGCCAGTCGCATGGAGTCCACAGGGGTCATGGGTAACATCCAG gtggtggaaGATTGCTACCACATCTTGAAGGAGTACGGATTCCGTTTTGTGAGGAGGGGACCCATCTTTGTGAAGGGGAAAGGAGAGCTGCTTACCTACTTTCTGAAGGGTAGAGAAAAACAGGGCTCCTTCATCAACGGCTCCTCGGTCACCCTGCCACACCAAGTGGTGGACAACTCCTGA
- the LOC106584132 gene encoding adenylate cyclase type 3 isoform X1 has protein sequence MPRNRAFSEPEYSAEYSADCSVTLPSDPGQAVGRTHEVTVRSQGCCLCLPRFMRLTFAPESLENLYQTYFRRQRHETLLVLVVFAALFDSYIIVMCAVVYTDENLASVVVASVGLASDILLYVLCCYGLLPDRISRRVVPYALWVLIAAQIFCYLGLNYARFHQASDTVGWQAFFSFSFFLTLPLRLTPIVLITSVSCGVHTLVLGVTIAQQQQEDIQGAALGRQLLANIVIYVCAITVGVMSYYMADRKHRKAFLEARQSLEVKLNLEEQSQQQERLLLSILPKHIADEMLQDMKKKEASQTGQKEMQQFNTMYMYRHENVSILFADIVGFTQLSSSCSAHELVKLLNELFARFDKLAAKYHQLRIKILGDCYYCICGLPDYREDHAACSIMMGLAMVEAISYVREKTGTDVDMRVGVHTGTVLGGVLGQKRWQYDVWSTDVTVANKMEAGGIPGRVHISQATMECLHGEFDMEPGNGGDRCEYLKERGIDSYLVVVPKGPLGKNGINGVKLSVMSSNGNSPLLINTTECNGSVHTACTTPDEPEELDTRVVNPSFPNPRRRLRLRDLAERVIDAQENEQELNKLLNEALLERETVQALKGKRTNRLSLRFVDPELETRYSVEKEKQSGAAFSCSCVVLLFTAAMEVLIDPRMIANYVTLAVGEVLLLVLTVCSLAAIFPRVFPKRLVSFSTWIDHTRWARNTWAMAAIFILTMADIVDMLSCPRPSGNTTMAPPSSVVQSGAEGCLDNPKYYSYIAVLALMATTMLVQVSHMVKVTLMLLITIATGIVNIYSWRDIFDRYDMARFQDYRSYLVPSKYAMTVMIFIMMISFYYFSRHVEKLARTLFLWKIEVHEQKEKVYEMRRWNEALVTNMLPEHVARHFLGSKKRDEELYSQSYDEIGVMFASIPNFSDFYTEESINNGGIECLRFLNEIISDFDSLLDESQFRCITKIKTIGSTYMAASGVTPDISNGYACLKKEELTDRERWQHLADLADFALAMKVTLMNINYQSFNNFMLRIGLNKGGVLAGVIGARKPHYDIWGNTVNVASRMESTGVMGNIQVVEDCYHILKEYGFRFVRRGPIFVKGKGELLTYFLKGREKQGSFINGSSVTLPHQVVDNS, from the exons TACTCAGCAGAGTATTCGGCGGACTGCTCTGTGACCCTACCATCGGACCCGGGCCAGGCCGTGGGGCGCACGCACGAGGTAACGGTTCGAAGCCAAGGGTGCTGCCTCTGCCTCCCACGCTTCATGCGTCTCACCTTTGCACCCGAGTCTCTGGAGAACCTCTATCAGACCTATTTCCGCCGGCAGCGACACGAAACCCTGCTGGTTCTGGTTGTGTTTGCTGCCCTGTTTGACAGCTACATCATTGTCATGTGCGCTGTGGTCTACACAGATGAAAATCTGGCCTCTGTGGTGGTGGCATCAGTGGGCCTGGCATCAGACATCCTACTCTATGTGTTGTGCTGCTACGGCCTGCTACCCGACCGCATCTCACGACGTGTGGTGCCCTACGCCCTGTGGGTGCTCATAGCGGCCCAGATCTTCTGCTACCTGGGCCTGAACTATGCCCGCTTCCACCAGGCCAGTGACACAGTGGGCTGGCAAGCCTTCTTTAGCTTCTCCTTCTTCCTGACACTGCCCTTGCGGCTCACGCCCATTGTGCTGATCACATCCGTGTCGTGCGGGGTCCACACCCTGGTGCTGGGGGTCACCATtgcacagcagcagcaggaggataTCCAGGGGGCTGCCCTTGGGAGACAG CTGCTGGCCAACATAGTGATCTATGTGTGTGCCATCACTGTGGGCGTCATGTCCTACTACATGGCAGACCGGAAACACCGCAAGGCTTTCCTGGAAGCACGGCAGTCCCTGGAGGTCAAACTCAATCTGGAGGAACAGAGCCAGCAACAG GAGCGTCTCTTGCTGTCCATCCTGCCGAAGCATATAGCAGACGAGATGTTACAGGACATGAAGAAGAAAGAAGCCAGTCAGACTGGACAGAAGGAGATGCAGCAGTTCAACACCATGTATATGTATCGTCACGAAAACGTCAG TATTTTGTTTGCAGACATTGTGGGATTCACTCAGCTGTCATCATCATGCAGTGCCCACGAGCTGGTCAAGCTCCTCAATGAACTGTTTGCCCGCTTTGACAAGCTGGCTGcc aAATACCACCAGTTGAGAATAAAGATCCTGGGCGACTGTTACTACTGCATCTGTGGCCTGCCAGACTACAGAGAGGACCACGCTGCCTGCTCCATCATGATGGGCCTGGCCATGGTGGAGGCCATATC GTATGTTCGTGAGAAGACCGGGACAGATGTGGACATGCGTGTGGGGGTACACACTGGCACTGTCCTGGGGGGCGTCCTGGGACAGAAGCGGTGGCAGTATGACGTCTGGTCCACTGACGTCACCGTGGCCAATAAGATGGAGGCGGGAGGAATACCGGG GCGTGTGCACATCTCCCAGGCCACCATGGAGTGTCTGCACGGGGAGTTTGATATGGAGCCAGGGAACGGGGGCGACCGCTGTGAGTACCTGAAGGAGAGGGGCATCGACTCCTACCTGGTGGTGGTGCCCAAGGGCCCCCTGGGAAAGAACGGCATCAACGGGGTG AAGTTGTCTGTGATGTCGTCCAATGGGAACTCTCCATTGTTGATCAACACCACTGAGTGTAATGGGAGTGTCCacacagcctgcaccacaccagACGAGCCAGAGGAGCTGGACACACGA gtggtgaaccCTTCGTTCCCCAACCCTCGGCGGAGGCTAAGACTGCGGGACCTGGCCGAGAGGGTGATTGATGCCCAAGAGAACGAACAGGAGCTCAACAAACTGCTCAATGAGGcactgctggagagagagacCGTACAAGC TCTGAAGGGGAAACGCACCAACCGTCTGTCCCTGCGCTTTGTGGACCCTGAGCTGGAGACCCGCTACTCCGTAGAAAAGGAGAAGCAGAGCGGAGCTGCCTTCAGCTGCTCCTGTGTAGTGCTCCTGTTCACTGCAGCCATGGAGGTCCTCATAGACCCTCG GATGATAGCAAACTACGTGACCCTAGCTGTGGGAGAGGTCCTGCTGCTCGTCCTAACTGTCTGCTCTCTGGCGGCCATCTTCCCTCGA GTTTTCCCTAAGAGGCTGGTGTCTTTCTCCACATGGATCGACCACACCCGCTGGGCACGGAACACATGGGCCATGGCAGCAATCTTCATCCTCACCATGGCCGACATTGTGGACATG CTGAGCTGTCCCCGTCCCTCTGGAAACACCACAATggctcctccttcctctgttgtcCAATCCGGGGCAGAGGGCTGTCTGGACAACCCCAAGTACTACAGCTACATCGCCGTGCTGGCACTCATGGCGACCACCATGCTGGTACAGGTCAGCCACATGGTCAAGGTCACACTCATGCTCCTCATCACCATAGCGACGGGCATCGTCAACATCTACAGCTGGAGGGACATATTTGACCGCTACGATATGGCCCGCTTCCAGGACTACag GTCTTACCTGGTTCCCTCCAAATATGCCATGACTGTGATGATCTTCATCATGATGATCAGCTTCTACTACTTTTCTCGACAT GTGGAGAAGCTAGCCCGTACTCTGTTCTTGTGGAAGATTGAGGTCCATGAGCAGAAGGAGAAGGTGTATGAGATGAGGCGCTGGAACGAGGCGCTGGTCACTAACATGCTGCCAGAGCACGTAGCACGCCACTTCCTGGGCTCCAAGAAAAGGGACGAG GAGCTGTACAGCCAGTCATATGATGAGATTGGGGTGATGTTCGCCTCCATCCCCAACTTCTCGGACTTCTACACAGAGGAGAGCATCAACAATGGGGGGATTGAGTGCCTCAGGTTCCTCAACGAAATCATCTCCGATTTTGACAGC CTCCTGGACGAGTCTCAGTTCCGCTGCATCACCAAAATCAAAACCATTGGCAGCACCTACATGGCAGCGTCAGGGGTCACTCCCGACATCAGCAACGGCTATGCCTGTCTGAAG AAAGAGGAGCTGACTGACAGAGAGCGCTGGCAGCATTTGGCAGATCTGGCTGACTTTGCTCTGGCCATGAAGGTCACGCTCATGAACATCAACTACCAGTCCTTCAACAACTTTATGCTACGCATAG gtTTGAATAAAGGGGGGGTGCTGGCAGGAGTGATTGGTGCCCGGAAGCCTCACTATGACATCTGGGGCAACACTGTGAATGTGGCCAGTCGCATGGAGTCCACAGGGGTCATGGGTAACATCCAG gtggtggaaGATTGCTACCACATCTTGAAGGAGTACGGATTCCGTTTTGTGAGGAGGGGACCCATCTTTGTGAAGGGGAAAGGAGAGCTGCTTACCTACTTTCTGAAGGGTAGAGAAAAACAGGGCTCCTTCATCAACGGCTCCTCGGTCACCCTGCCACACCAAGTGGTGGACAACTCCTGA